Proteins encoded in a region of the Capra hircus breed San Clemente chromosome 3, ASM170441v1, whole genome shotgun sequence genome:
- the CEPT1 gene encoding choline/ethanolaminephosphotransferase 1 isoform X1, with protein MSGHRSTRKRCGDSHPESPLGFGHMSTPGCVLNKLFQLPTPPLSRHQLKRLEEHRYQSAGRSLLEPLMQGYWEWLVGRVPSWIAPNLITIIGLSINICTTVLLVFYCPTATEQAPLWAYIACACGLFIYQSLDAIDGKQARRTNSSSPLGELFDHGCDSLSTVFVVLGTCIAVQLGTNPDWMFFCCFAGTFMFYCAHWQTYVSGTLRFGIIDVTEVQIFIIIMHLLAVIGGPPFWQSMIPVLNIQMKIFPALCTVAGTIFSCTNYFRVIFTGGVGKNGSTIAGTSVLSPFLHIGSVITLAAMIYKKSAVQLFEKHPCLYILTFGFVSAKITNKLVVAHMTKSEMHLHDTAFIGPALLFLDQYFNSFIDEYIVLWIALVFSFFDLIRYCVSVCNQIASHLHIHVFRIKVSTAHSNHH; from the exons ATGAGTGGGCATCGGTCGACAAGGAAACGATGTGGAGATTCTCACCCGGAGTCCCCTTTGGGCTTCGGGCATATGAGTACTCCTGGGTGTGTATTAAATAAGTTGTTCCAGTTACCTACACCACCATTGTCAAGACATCAACTTAAGCGGCTAGAAGAACACAGGTATCAGAGTGCCGGAAGGTCCTTGCTTGAGCCTTTGATGCAGGGGTATTGGGAATGGCTCGTTGGCAGAGTTCCCTCCTGGATTGCTCCAAATCTGATCACGATCATTGGATTGTCAATAAACATCTGTACAACTGTTTTATTAGTCTTCTACTGCCCTACAGCTACAGAGCAG gCACCCCTGTGGGCGTATATTGCTTGTGCGTGCGGCCTTTTCATCTACCAGTCTTTGGATGCTATTGATGGAAAACAGGCAAGAAGAACTAATAGTAGTTCTCCATTGGGAGAACTTTTTGATCATGGGTGTGATTCACTATCGACAg tttttgtggTTCTTGGAACTTGTATTGCAGTGCAACTGGGGACAAACCCTGATTggatgtttttttgttgttttgctggGACATTCATGTTCTATTGTGCACACTGGCAAACATACGTTTCTGGAACATTACGATTTGGAAT AATTGATGTGACTGAAGTGCAAATCTTCATAATAATCATGCATTTGCTGGCAGTGATTGGAGGACCACCTTTTTGGCAATCTATG ATTCCAGTGCTGAATATTCAAATGAAAATTTTTCCTGCGCTTTGTACTGTAGCAGGGACCATATTTTCCTGTACAAATTACTTCCGTGTAATCTTCACAGgtggtgttggaaaaaatggATCAACGATAGCA GGAACAAgtgtcctttctcctttcctccataTTGGATCAGTAATTACATTAGCTGCAATGATTTATAAGAAATCAGCAGTTCAGCTTTTCGAAAAGCATCCCTGTCTTTATATATTAACATTTGGTTTTGTATCTGCCAAAATCACCAATAAGCTTGTG GTGGCACACATGACTAAAAGTGAGATGCACTTACATGACACAGCATTCATAGGTCCAGCACTTTTGTTTCTGGACCAgtattttaacagctttattgatgaATATATTGTACTTTGGATAGCCCTG gTCTTCTCTTTCTTTGATTTGATTCGCTACTGTGTCAGTGTTTGCAATCAGATTGCATCTCATCTGCATATACATGTCTTCAGAATCAAGGTCTCCACAGCTCATTCTAATCATCATTAA
- the CEPT1 gene encoding choline/ethanolaminephosphotransferase 1 isoform X3 — MSGHRSTRKRCGDSHPESPLGFGHMSTPGCVLNKLFQLPTPPLSRHQLKRLEEHRYQSAGRSLLEPLMQGYWEWLVGRVPSWIAPNLITIIGLSINICTTVLLVFYCPTATEQAPLWAYIACACGLFIYQSLDAIDGKQARRTNSSSPLGELFDHGCDSLSTVFVVLGTCIAVQLGTNPDWMFFCCFAGTFMFYCAHWQTYVSGTLRFGIFDVTESQIIIIICQLLTGTLGPWFWNFTIPVLNIQMKIFPALCTVAGTIFSCTNYFRVIFTGGVGKNGSTIAGTSVLSPFLHIGSVITLAAMIYKKSAVQLFEKHPCLYILTFGFVSAKITNKLVVAHMTKSEMHLHDTAFIGPALLFLDQYFNSFIDEYIVLWIALVFSFFDLIRYCVSVCNQIASHLHIHVFRIKVSTAHSNHH, encoded by the exons ATGAGTGGGCATCGGTCGACAAGGAAACGATGTGGAGATTCTCACCCGGAGTCCCCTTTGGGCTTCGGGCATATGAGTACTCCTGGGTGTGTATTAAATAAGTTGTTCCAGTTACCTACACCACCATTGTCAAGACATCAACTTAAGCGGCTAGAAGAACACAGGTATCAGAGTGCCGGAAGGTCCTTGCTTGAGCCTTTGATGCAGGGGTATTGGGAATGGCTCGTTGGCAGAGTTCCCTCCTGGATTGCTCCAAATCTGATCACGATCATTGGATTGTCAATAAACATCTGTACAACTGTTTTATTAGTCTTCTACTGCCCTACAGCTACAGAGCAG gCACCCCTGTGGGCGTATATTGCTTGTGCGTGCGGCCTTTTCATCTACCAGTCTTTGGATGCTATTGATGGAAAACAGGCAAGAAGAACTAATAGTAGTTCTCCATTGGGAGAACTTTTTGATCATGGGTGTGATTCACTATCGACAg tttttgtggTTCTTGGAACTTGTATTGCAGTGCAACTGGGGACAAACCCTGATTggatgtttttttgttgttttgctggGACATTCATGTTCTATTGTGCACACTGGCAAACATACGTTTCTGGAACATTACGATTTGGAAT ATTCGATGTTACAGAGTCCCAGATCATAATTATAATATGCCAGCTTCTCACAGGAACCCTGGGACCTTGGTTCTGGAACTTCACG ATTCCAGTGCTGAATATTCAAATGAAAATTTTTCCTGCGCTTTGTACTGTAGCAGGGACCATATTTTCCTGTACAAATTACTTCCGTGTAATCTTCACAGgtggtgttggaaaaaatggATCAACGATAGCA GGAACAAgtgtcctttctcctttcctccataTTGGATCAGTAATTACATTAGCTGCAATGATTTATAAGAAATCAGCAGTTCAGCTTTTCGAAAAGCATCCCTGTCTTTATATATTAACATTTGGTTTTGTATCTGCCAAAATCACCAATAAGCTTGTG GTGGCACACATGACTAAAAGTGAGATGCACTTACATGACACAGCATTCATAGGTCCAGCACTTTTGTTTCTGGACCAgtattttaacagctttattgatgaATATATTGTACTTTGGATAGCCCTG gTCTTCTCTTTCTTTGATTTGATTCGCTACTGTGTCAGTGTTTGCAATCAGATTGCATCTCATCTGCATATACATGTCTTCAGAATCAAGGTCTCCACAGCTCATTCTAATCATCATTAA